From a single Bacillus marinisedimentorum genomic region:
- a CDS encoding DUF3427 domain-containing protein, with protein sequence MLNSGIYEQIITQQLKEELINLSDSHFDIEKEPLDTEEARKVLSSYIQSVTRKALQYVRDSGTNDKEALLKQIKTCNDIILTLRDHLNDQEFAKMQIEEEGEVLTALYSKVNSLRGIGKQKTVRPVTSISQSSLFTGSHYEPNMLSEIKKEIQSADEIDMLVSFIKWSGLRVMIEELRKFTEEKEGKLRVITTSYMEATDYKAIIELSKLKNTEIKVSYDVDRTRLHAKAYMFRRNTGFSTAYIGSSNISNPALTTGLEWNLKVTEQDSFDVMMKFNATFESYWNDPEFKFFNGDIERDQEQLKMALKKKNANEQEVHFNFDIQPYYYQKEMLENLQVERDVYGRFRNLLIAATGVGKTVVSAFDYRRFKQQNPRNAKLLFVAHREEILKQSLDTFRAILKDFNFGDLLVGKNSPSSIDHLFISIQSFNSSKLYEKTTSDYYDYIIVDEFHHAAAPSYQKLLSHFQPKILLGLTATPERMDGKDIFSYFDHAVASEMRLTEAIDRKLLSPFQYFCVTDTVDLSKLKWSRKGYDIKELENVYTTNKIRSNQIIKSIYQYVTDIETVKGLGFCVSIEHAIYMADFFNKNSIPSVALYGGSDDETRKQAKDLLIKGEIKFIFVVDLYNEGVDIPEVNTVLFLRPTESLTVFLQQLGRGLRLSEHKECLTVLDFIGQAHKNYDFEEKFRALIGKTKHSVRYYVENGFFNLPKGCFIQLEKQAKEYILRNIKTSTNSRVNIISKLKHFTEDTGKELTLASFLTYHHMSLTDIYGKTGDRTFSRLKVEAGLIPEFESSMEKLLEKRIANLFHLNSRKLLKFLLGYLENFQSVTEEEELMEAIFYYSFYSHNPRKEGFASLKEALKKVVENPYFKTEIEEILQYNYEHLESLEYENDFSFSSPLGVHSKYSTSQVLAGLGYYTEEQSPAFREGAKYLEDKKVDVFFITLNKSEKDFSPSTLYEDYAINERLFHWQTQSRVSENSPTAKRYINHRKTGNEIALFVREYKRDDSYTAAPYTFLGTAEHVSHSGDKPMNFIWRLKEEMPPAMVPRANKNIL encoded by the coding sequence ATGCTCAATTCCGGAATCTACGAACAAATCATAACCCAACAACTAAAAGAAGAACTAATTAACCTAAGTGACAGCCATTTTGATATAGAAAAGGAACCACTAGACACAGAAGAAGCAAGAAAAGTATTGTCATCATACATTCAATCTGTGACCAGAAAAGCCCTACAGTATGTACGAGACAGTGGAACGAATGACAAAGAAGCACTTCTCAAACAAATAAAAACATGTAACGATATCATTCTAACCTTACGAGATCATCTAAATGATCAGGAATTCGCCAAGATGCAAATTGAAGAAGAAGGCGAAGTTTTAACAGCACTTTATTCAAAAGTAAATAGCTTGCGAGGAATTGGGAAACAAAAGACAGTTCGCCCTGTTACTTCAATTTCGCAAAGCTCTTTGTTTACGGGTTCCCATTATGAACCCAATATGCTGAGTGAGATCAAGAAAGAAATTCAGTCAGCTGATGAGATTGATATGCTAGTTTCATTTATTAAATGGAGTGGCTTGCGGGTAATGATAGAAGAACTCCGTAAGTTTACGGAAGAGAAAGAGGGGAAGCTTCGGGTCATTACAACTTCTTATATGGAAGCGACCGATTATAAGGCCATTATCGAACTTAGTAAATTAAAAAATACGGAAATAAAGGTATCCTATGATGTAGATCGGACACGGTTGCATGCTAAGGCATATATGTTTAGGCGCAATACCGGTTTTAGTACGGCATACATAGGCTCATCAAATATCTCAAATCCTGCATTAACGACAGGGCTTGAGTGGAATTTAAAGGTGACTGAACAGGACTCTTTTGATGTCATGATGAAGTTCAATGCTACGTTTGAAAGCTATTGGAATGATCCGGAATTTAAGTTTTTTAACGGGGATATAGAAAGGGATCAAGAACAACTTAAGATGGCGTTAAAGAAGAAAAATGCAAATGAACAAGAGGTCCATTTTAATTTTGATATTCAGCCTTATTATTATCAAAAGGAAATGTTAGAGAATCTTCAGGTTGAAAGGGATGTTTACGGGCGTTTTCGTAATTTATTAATTGCTGCGACCGGTGTTGGTAAGACAGTTGTTTCTGCGTTTGATTATCGGCGTTTTAAACAACAGAACCCTCGTAATGCCAAGCTACTTTTTGTGGCGCATCGCGAAGAGATTTTAAAGCAAAGCCTGGATACATTCAGAGCGATTTTAAAAGATTTTAATTTTGGCGACTTATTGGTTGGGAAGAATAGCCCTTCATCCATAGATCATCTTTTTATTAGTATCCAAAGTTTTAACAGTTCTAAGTTATATGAAAAAACAACGAGTGATTATTATGATTACATCATCGTTGATGAGTTTCATCATGCAGCAGCACCATCTTATCAGAAATTGTTAAGTCACTTTCAACCGAAAATATTACTTGGTTTAACAGCAACACCAGAACGCATGGATGGAAAAGATATTTTTTCATATTTTGACCATGCCGTTGCATCAGAGATGAGACTAACTGAAGCAATTGACCGGAAATTGTTAAGCCCATTTCAATATTTTTGTGTAACCGACACAGTTGATCTGTCTAAATTGAAATGGAGCCGCAAAGGATATGATATTAAAGAACTAGAAAACGTTTATACGACCAATAAAATTAGAAGTAACCAAATCATAAAGAGCATCTATCAATATGTAACCGATATAGAAACAGTAAAAGGTCTTGGATTTTGTGTAAGTATTGAGCATGCAATTTATATGGCAGACTTTTTTAATAAAAACAGTATTCCTTCAGTTGCTCTTTATGGCGGTTCCGATGATGAAACTAGAAAACAAGCAAAGGACCTTCTTATTAAAGGGGAAATCAAGTTTATTTTCGTTGTTGATTTGTACAATGAAGGTGTTGATATCCCCGAAGTAAATACTGTTTTATTCCTAAGACCGACAGAAAGTTTAACCGTTTTTCTACAGCAATTAGGTCGGGGGCTGCGTTTATCAGAACACAAAGAATGTTTGACTGTGTTGGACTTTATTGGACAAGCACATAAAAATTATGATTTTGAAGAGAAATTTCGCGCCTTGATTGGCAAAACAAAACATTCAGTTCGTTACTATGTAGAGAACGGTTTTTTTAACCTGCCAAAGGGATGTTTCATTCAACTTGAAAAACAAGCTAAGGAATATATTCTTAGAAACATTAAAACCTCAACCAACTCACGCGTAAATATTATAAGTAAACTAAAACACTTTACTGAAGATACCGGAAAAGAGTTGACGTTAGCCAGTTTTCTCACTTATCACCATATGTCTCTGACTGATATTTATGGTAAGACAGGAGACCGCACGTTTTCGCGTCTAAAAGTCGAAGCAGGACTTATACCAGAGTTTGAATCTTCGATGGAAAAGCTTTTAGAAAAGCGGATTGCGAACTTATTTCATTTGAACTCACGAAAACTACTCAAGTTTTTGCTTGGATATCTTGAGAATTTCCAAAGTGTAACGGAAGAAGAAGAGCTTATGGAAGCAATATTTTACTACTCTTTTTACAGTCACAATCCAAGGAAAGAGGGGTTTGCTTCTTTAAAAGAAGCACTAAAGAAGGTAGTAGAAAATCCATATTTTAAAACAGAAATAGAAGAAATTCTTCAGTACAACTATGAGCATCTGGAAAGTTTGGAATATGAAAATGACTTTTCATTCTCTAGTCCTTTAGGGGTTCATAGTAAGTATTCTACCTCGCAAGTGTTAGCTGGTCTCGGTTACTATACAGAAGAACAAAGTCCAGCTTTTCGAGAAGGTGCTAAGTACCTCGAAGATAAAAAAGTGGATGTCTTTTTTATCACTTTGAACAAATCAGAAAAAGACTTTTCGCCTTCCACGCTTTATGAAGATTATGCGATCAATGAAAGGCTGTTCCACTGGCAAACACAAAGTCGCGTATCGGAAAACAGTCCAACAGCTAAGCGCTATATTAATCATCGGAAAACCGGCAATGAAATAGCATTATTTGTAC